Proteins co-encoded in one Vulcanisaeta thermophila genomic window:
- a CDS encoding ABC transporter permease yields the protein MAGRDFLVFVIRRIINAIITLVLLILLMFVIVHVIYPTPIALARLYISGAQHITTQQLEAIVKRYHLDAPLYIQFANYLRDVFTGNLGVDPIYKVPETQLIMYYLPITLTFMIPAVIITVLLGTVLGAIAASNRNRALDYVIRGFYVFTWSSPPYFIAILLLLIFVYWLGPWTHLPASGYVNPLLPPPKPITGWPLIDAIIEHDWPYVNSYIIHMILPTASVVLYSFGIYTRMARNTMLDVLDSDFVRLAYAKGLPRRTVVYRVGLRNALIPLVTLMVLTFALSWTGAYVAEDVYRYHGMGYLVTTAVTSVDPLMIYDITLFVGLSVVVANFIADILYGVLDPRVRIT from the coding sequence ATGGCTGGGCGTGACTTCTTGGTATTTGTCATAAGGAGAATTATTAATGCCATAATAACGCTGGTGTTGCTTATCCTCCTAATGTTTGTGATAGTCCATGTGATTTACCCGACGCCCATCGCCCTGGCTAGGCTTTACATTAGTGGTGCTCAGCATATAACCACGCAGCAACTTGAGGCAATTGTTAAGAGGTACCACTTAGATGCTCCACTTTACATTCAATTTGCTAACTACCTCAGGGATGTGTTTACGGGTAATTTGGGTGTGGACCCCATTTATAAGGTGCCCGAGACACAGTTGATAATGTATTACCTGCCCATAACGCTCACGTTCATGATCCCCGCAGTAATAATAACCGTGCTGCTTGGTACAGTGCTTGGGGCCATAGCCGCCTCCAATAGGAATAGGGCTTTGGACTACGTTATTAGGGGATTCTACGTATTCACGTGGTCATCACCACCCTACTTCATAGCCATACTTTTACTCCTAATCTTCGTCTACTGGCTTGGCCCCTGGACCCACTTACCAGCCAGTGGTTACGTCAATCCACTGCTCCCTCCGCCTAAGCCAATAACTGGTTGGCCCCTTATCGATGCGATTATAGAGCATGATTGGCCCTATGTGAATAGCTACATTATTCACATGATCCTACCCACGGCGTCTGTGGTGCTCTACAGCTTCGGTATATACACCAGGATGGCTAGGAATACCATGCTTGATGTCCTGGATAGTGATTTCGTTAGGCTTGCCTATGCTAAGGGGCTTCCCAGGAGGACTGTTGTTTACAGGGTTGGTCTTAGGAACGCCCTAATACCCCTGGTCACGTTGATGGTCCTAACCTTTGCTCTCTCATGGACAGGGGCTTACGTTGCTGAGGATGTTTATAGATACCACGGTATGGGTTACCTAGTGACCACTGCGGTGACCAGCGTGGACCCGTTGATGATTTATGACATAACACTCTTCGTGGGTCTATCCGTGGTTGTAGCGAACTTCATAGCGGATATACTATATGGAGTGCTCGACCCAAGGGTGAGGATAACATGA
- a CDS encoding hydantoinase B/oxoprolinase family protein, with amino-acid sequence MVSWEIIYRASVFIAEEMGVALKRSAFSPNIRERMDHSCAITDAEGNIVAQAEHIPVHLGSFRVGVKNLLNWLSREGVELGPGDAVILNDPYISGTHLNDVMVMQPIYHGGKLVGYVVNKAHHVDVGGPVPGSINPSARTIYEEGIVIPPVKVMEHGEVKRDILNIILSNFKTPETALGDIMAQLSANSVGVSRVLELINKYGVDDVLRAWRESIEYGRRLSLMEISKWPRGDYEAIDYMELGNELLPIRVRVTINDSGVTADFTGTHEQVGAPINAVYGVTYSAVSFTIRSLIQADVPTNEGFYSLISVVAPEGSLVNPRKPAPVSGGNVETTQRIADVVFRALANALPNKVPAAGSGTMMNIMIGGVYRGSYWAYYETVGGGTGGRPGKPGVSGVHVNMTNTLNTPIEIAERQYPLLFTGYRIREGSGGNGRYRGGDGIIRSFEVLSPATLSIMAERFRTSPWGLNGGEDGKPGRVIIRRVDGRIEELPSKVTVDLKPGDEVIVETPGGGGWGKPN; translated from the coding sequence GTGGTTTCCTGGGAGATCATTTACAGGGCTTCGGTCTTCATAGCCGAGGAGATGGGCGTGGCGCTCAAGCGCTCGGCATTCTCACCCAATATACGTGAGAGGATGGACCACAGCTGTGCCATTACGGACGCAGAGGGCAACATAGTGGCCCAGGCGGAGCACATACCAGTCCACCTGGGCAGTTTCAGGGTCGGCGTTAAGAACCTCCTTAACTGGTTAAGCAGGGAAGGCGTGGAGCTAGGGCCTGGCGACGCGGTGATTCTCAACGACCCATACATATCGGGTACTCACCTAAACGATGTGATGGTTATGCAGCCCATATACCATGGGGGTAAGTTAGTGGGTTACGTGGTTAATAAGGCCCACCACGTGGATGTGGGTGGGCCCGTGCCCGGTAGTATAAACCCGAGTGCCAGGACCATTTATGAGGAGGGGATCGTGATACCCCCCGTTAAGGTTATGGAGCATGGTGAGGTTAAGCGTGACATCCTCAATATAATACTAAGTAACTTCAAAACGCCTGAAACCGCCCTCGGGGATATCATGGCCCAATTATCAGCGAACTCCGTGGGCGTCTCCAGGGTTTTGGAGTTAATTAATAAGTATGGTGTTGATGATGTGCTCAGGGCATGGCGCGAGAGTATTGAGTATGGTAGGAGATTAAGCCTCATGGAGATTAGCAAGTGGCCCAGGGGTGATTACGAGGCTATTGATTACATGGAACTAGGTAATGAATTACTGCCCATAAGGGTCAGGGTCACCATTAATGACAGTGGGGTAACGGCGGACTTCACGGGGACTCACGAGCAGGTGGGGGCGCCCATAAATGCGGTTTACGGGGTCACGTACTCCGCCGTATCCTTCACGATAAGGTCGTTAATACAGGCTGACGTACCAACTAATGAAGGGTTCTATAGCTTAATCAGTGTTGTGGCTCCTGAGGGATCCCTGGTAAATCCCAGGAAGCCGGCCCCAGTCTCAGGGGGTAATGTGGAGACCACCCAGAGGATTGCCGATGTGGTCTTCAGGGCATTGGCCAACGCCCTACCCAATAAGGTACCCGCCGCGGGCTCTGGAACGATGATGAACATAATGATCGGTGGTGTTTACAGGGGCAGTTACTGGGCTTATTATGAAACCGTGGGTGGTGGGACTGGGGGTAGGCCGGGTAAGCCTGGGGTTTCGGGTGTTCACGTCAACATGACCAATACGCTGAACACGCCCATTGAGATTGCCGAGAGGCAATACCCACTGTTGTTTACCGGTTATAGGATTAGGGAGGGTAGTGGTGGTAATGGAAGGTACAGGGGTGGTGACGGAATAATAAGGTCATTCGAGGTACTAAGCCCAGCCACACTCTCAATAATGGCCGAGAGGTTCCGGACAAGCCCCTGGGGCTTAAATGGTGGGGAGGATGGTAAGCCAGGTAGGGTAATTATAAGGAGGGTTGATGGGAGGATTGAGGAGTTACCGAGTAAGGTAACCGTGGATCTAAAGCCAGGGGATGAGGTAATCGTGGAGACACCAGGTGGGGGTGGTTGGGGAAAACCCAATTAA
- a CDS encoding hydantoinase/oxoprolinase family protein: MVVVAVDVGGTFTDFVVLRDDGSIESFKVLSTPRSPEVAVFEGLRRINAHVDEVLHATTIGTNALLGQVGLELPRVALFTTKGFRDVIEIGRQNRPRLYDLFFDKPRPLVPRELRFEVDERTLADGRVVKEVDPSEVEEYAVRAKSLGVVSVAVSYLHSYMNPSNEEVTGRVLTKYFNYVTLSSRVAPEPREYERTSTAVVNAVLMPIVSQYISRFSEGLRELGVGRFFIMSSSGGLVNSDEAVQRPVQLIESGPAAGAVAAAEYSRVIGVRNVIGFDMGGTTAKASSIVNHEPEVTTEYEVGGEVHHGRLVKGSGYPVRFPFIDLAEVSSGGGTIIWRDEAGALRVGPLSAGADPGPICYGRGGTEPTLTDANLVLGRIGDYLLGGEMKLNREGAIKGLGRLGDPVDVALNAIRLANIEMARAVRLVTVERGLNPGDFALMAFGGASPQHAAEIAEELGISTVIIPPEPGAFSALGLLMADERFEARISYPKDLEEGFTKLEEELSQRLSNVSYFLRYADVRYVGQGWELTVPVGRPARIEDVERTFNEKHQATYGFRLSKPIEVVTIRVFAVITRVKPRFGAKKLEGEAKPRYFRRVFFDGWVEVPVYWRGDIPMGQVIEGPAIIEEYGSTIVVPPRWRAEVGENSEVVMRR; this comes from the coding sequence ATGGTTGTTGTTGCTGTTGATGTTGGTGGTACGTTCACGGACTTCGTTGTCCTAAGGGATGATGGCTCCATCGAGTCATTCAAGGTCCTCAGCACACCCAGGAGCCCTGAGGTGGCTGTTTTTGAGGGTCTTAGGAGGATTAATGCCCATGTTGATGAGGTTTTGCATGCAACCACCATTGGGACCAATGCCCTACTCGGTCAGGTGGGCCTTGAACTGCCCAGGGTTGCTCTATTCACCACCAAGGGTTTTAGGGATGTTATTGAGATTGGCCGTCAGAATAGGCCCAGGCTTTATGATTTATTCTTTGATAAGCCCAGGCCCCTTGTGCCCAGGGAGCTTAGGTTCGAGGTTGATGAGAGGACGCTGGCCGATGGTAGGGTGGTTAAGGAGGTTGATCCGAGTGAGGTGGAGGAGTACGCGGTTAGGGCTAAGTCCCTGGGTGTGGTTTCCGTGGCCGTATCCTACCTACACTCGTACATGAACCCCAGTAATGAGGAGGTTACGGGCAGGGTACTCACTAAGTACTTTAACTACGTAACTCTCTCGAGTAGGGTTGCCCCCGAGCCCAGGGAGTACGAGAGGACCTCAACCGCTGTGGTGAATGCCGTACTAATGCCCATTGTTAGTCAGTACATTAGTAGGTTTTCCGAGGGACTCAGGGAGCTTGGCGTGGGTAGGTTCTTCATAATGTCCAGCTCAGGTGGTTTGGTGAATAGTGACGAGGCTGTTCAGAGGCCCGTTCAGTTGATTGAGTCGGGGCCCGCAGCTGGTGCGGTTGCGGCTGCGGAGTACTCTAGGGTGATTGGCGTTAGGAATGTCATTGGTTTCGACATGGGTGGGACCACGGCTAAGGCATCGTCAATAGTCAATCACGAGCCCGAGGTAACCACCGAGTACGAGGTTGGTGGTGAGGTTCACCATGGTAGGTTGGTTAAGGGTAGTGGCTACCCCGTGAGGTTCCCGTTTATAGACCTTGCCGAGGTATCCTCAGGCGGTGGCACCATTATTTGGCGTGATGAGGCCGGTGCCTTGAGAGTTGGGCCCCTCAGCGCTGGTGCTGATCCAGGGCCCATTTGCTATGGCAGGGGTGGTACAGAACCAACACTCACGGATGCCAACCTGGTCCTGGGTAGGATTGGGGATTACCTCCTTGGTGGTGAAATGAAACTGAATAGGGAGGGCGCCATTAAGGGCCTGGGCAGGTTAGGTGACCCTGTTGATGTTGCCCTAAATGCCATTAGGCTTGCCAATATCGAGATGGCCAGGGCTGTGAGGCTGGTAACGGTCGAGAGGGGGCTCAACCCAGGTGACTTTGCCTTAATGGCCTTTGGAGGCGCCAGTCCCCAGCATGCCGCGGAGATTGCTGAGGAGCTTGGTATAAGCACGGTAATCATACCACCCGAACCCGGCGCATTCTCAGCCCTTGGTTTGCTAATGGCCGATGAGAGGTTCGAGGCGAGGATTTCATACCCGAAGGACCTAGAGGAGGGCTTCACGAAGCTTGAGGAGGAGTTGAGCCAAAGGCTTAGTAACGTGTCCTACTTCCTCAGATACGCCGACGTTAGGTACGTGGGCCAAGGTTGGGAGTTAACGGTGCCCGTGGGTAGGCCCGCTAGGATTGAGGATGTGGAGAGGACCTTTAATGAGAAGCACCAGGCAACCTACGGGTTTAGGTTGAGCAAACCCATTGAGGTGGTTACCATAAGGGTCTTCGCCGTCATAACGAGGGTTAAGCCCAGGTTTGGGGCTAAGAAACTCGAGGGTGAGGCAAAGCCCAGGTACTTCAGGAGGGTCTTCTTTGATGGTTGGGTTGAGGTCCCCGTTTACTGGCGTGGTGACATACCCATGGGGCAGGTTATTGAGGGGCCAGCCATAATTGAGGAGTATGGCTCAACAATAGTGGTACCACCCAGGTGGAGGGCTGAGGTTGGTGAGAATTCTGAGGTGGTTATGAGGAGGTGA
- a CDS encoding ABC transporter ATP-binding protein codes for MSMAPIIKVENLRKYYLAYKIGLLDRLFGKKPAWVRAVDDVSLEIEEGETLGLVGESGSGKTTLGKLLVTLERPDAGKYYFMGREVNEETIPWVRQQVAMVFQNPYSSLNPRLTVKEIISEPLGHFDEDKVREAMEMVGLNYREHGDKRPRELSGGQVQRVAIARAIVKRPRFVVLDEPTSALDASLQAQVLNMLMELKEELKMTYLYITHNIATAYYVSNRVAVMYAGKIVEYGDVDEVFKKPMHPYTQSLMSSVPKIGIKEIEPPTGEVPSLVNPPPGCRFHPRCPFAMDICRREEPPVVEARPGIYVKCWLYVKR; via the coding sequence GTGAGCATGGCGCCCATAATTAAGGTTGAGAACCTAAGGAAGTACTACCTAGCCTATAAGATTGGGCTCCTGGACAGGCTCTTTGGTAAGAAGCCGGCATGGGTTAGGGCTGTGGATGACGTGAGCCTTGAGATAGAGGAGGGCGAGACCCTGGGCCTAGTGGGTGAGAGTGGCTCTGGGAAGACCACACTGGGTAAGTTGTTGGTTACCCTGGAGAGGCCCGATGCTGGTAAGTACTACTTCATGGGTAGGGAGGTTAATGAGGAGACAATACCCTGGGTGAGGCAGCAGGTGGCCATGGTCTTCCAAAACCCATACAGTTCATTGAACCCTAGGCTCACTGTTAAGGAGATAATTTCGGAACCCCTTGGGCACTTTGATGAGGATAAGGTCAGGGAGGCCATGGAGATGGTGGGGCTTAATTACAGGGAGCATGGTGATAAGAGGCCCAGGGAGTTGAGTGGTGGTCAGGTGCAGAGGGTTGCCATTGCAAGGGCCATTGTTAAGAGGCCCAGGTTCGTGGTTCTTGACGAACCAACCTCAGCATTAGACGCCTCATTACAGGCCCAGGTTTTGAATATGCTCATGGAGCTTAAGGAGGAGTTGAAAATGACGTACCTATACATAACCCACAACATAGCCACAGCATACTACGTATCCAATAGGGTGGCGGTTATGTATGCAGGTAAGATAGTGGAGTATGGGGATGTTGATGAGGTATTTAAGAAGCCCATGCACCCATACACACAATCCCTAATGAGCTCCGTGCCCAAGATAGGCATTAAGGAGATAGAGCCACCCACAGGCGAGGTACCAAGCCTAGTTAACCCGCCGCCTGGTTGTAGGTTTCATCCGAGGTGCCCCTTCGCAATGGATATTTGTAGGCGTGAGGAGCCACCCGTCGTGGAGGCCAGGCCCGGCATCTACGTAAAATGCTGGCTCTACGTAAAAAGGTGA
- the thiM gene encoding hydroxyethylthiazole kinase, producing MTVINYWEDLEKIRKTRPLIHHLMNFVVMNDAANVTLAVGASPIMAHAREEVEELASRANAVYINIGTLDDRWIESFILAGKAANKNNVPVLLDPVGAGATRLRTETVRRILTEVEVDVLKGNGGEMKALAGIGGLVRGVDSIDEASPDVAERLAREYGLTAVITGARDYVSDGNRDAVVSNGTPMLQYITGSGCMVGSVISSFMAVNRDYFTASIEGLVTFEIAAEKAERRSRGPASLKLNLIDELYNMKPSDYVLARVELRNTT from the coding sequence ATGACGGTGATAAATTACTGGGAGGACCTGGAGAAAATTAGGAAAACGAGGCCCCTCATACATCATTTAATGAATTTCGTGGTCATGAATGACGCCGCCAACGTAACACTGGCTGTGGGTGCCTCGCCAATAATGGCCCATGCAAGGGAGGAGGTTGAGGAGTTGGCCTCGAGGGCCAATGCCGTTTACATAAACATAGGTACATTGGATGATAGGTGGATTGAGTCCTTCATACTGGCTGGTAAGGCCGCCAATAAGAACAATGTGCCGGTGCTACTCGACCCCGTGGGTGCTGGGGCCACTAGGCTTAGGACCGAGACCGTACGGCGTATACTCACCGAGGTCGAGGTCGATGTTTTAAAGGGCAACGGTGGTGAGATGAAGGCCTTGGCAGGTATTGGGGGTTTGGTGAGGGGCGTTGATTCCATTGATGAGGCATCGCCTGATGTGGCTGAGAGGCTGGCTAGGGAATATGGATTAACCGCGGTGATAACGGGGGCCAGGGACTACGTATCAGACGGCAATAGGGATGCCGTGGTTAGTAATGGTACTCCAATGCTTCAGTACATAACAGGCTCAGGATGCATGGTGGGTAGTGTCATCTCCAGCTTCATGGCCGTGAATAGGGATTACTTCACGGCATCAATAGAGGGCTTGGTCACATTCGAAATAGCTGCTGAGAAGGCCGAAAGGAGGTCCAGGGGGCCAGCATCACTGAAATTGAACTTAATTGATGAGTTATACAACATGAAACCTAGTGATTACGTTCTGGCCAGGGTGGAGCTGAGGAACACAACGTAA
- a CDS encoding ABC transporter permease, with protein sequence MTVQRQVARGFWASLWYWIRLIAKDPAGLLGLIIVGAFVMWSIIEGSLQLIGSYIHNPALGWVLLPHNPFKFGPPLHPPSLTYLFGTNIEGQDILSRILYSIPYSAAYPAFLVVLSAILIGAFLGITAGYMGGWWDEVLMRITDAFLAVPAIVLAIMISILLKASFTGMIYSFIVVWWPIYARLFRAETLRVKAMDYIAAAQLYGVSKVRLFFKYLFLNTVDPIIAYAMLDFGNVILAASILNFIGVGLQPGVPILGEMASDGLSGLPGAWWWAVFPSVSILIIALGFVLLGDRLQDIIGGRAAY encoded by the coding sequence ATGACGGTGCAGAGGCAAGTCGCAAGGGGTTTTTGGGCATCGCTTTGGTATTGGATTAGGCTTATTGCTAAGGATCCCGCGGGCCTCCTGGGACTTATAATAGTGGGTGCCTTCGTGATGTGGTCGATAATAGAGGGTTCTCTGCAATTGATAGGTTCGTATATCCATAACCCAGCCCTGGGTTGGGTATTACTACCGCACAACCCGTTTAAGTTTGGTCCACCACTGCATCCCCCAAGCCTCACTTACCTCTTTGGTACAAACATCGAGGGTCAGGACATACTGTCTAGGATTCTTTACTCAATACCTTACTCGGCAGCGTACCCAGCATTCCTGGTTGTTCTCTCCGCAATTCTCATTGGCGCGTTCCTGGGCATTACGGCGGGTTACATGGGTGGTTGGTGGGATGAGGTTCTCATGAGAATTACGGATGCGTTTTTGGCGGTGCCTGCCATAGTCCTAGCCATTATGATATCCATACTGCTCAAGGCCAGTTTCACGGGCATGATATACTCATTCATTGTTGTTTGGTGGCCCATATACGCGAGGCTCTTTAGGGCTGAGACCCTGAGGGTTAAGGCCATGGATTACATAGCCGCTGCCCAGTTATATGGGGTTTCCAAGGTTAGGCTTTTCTTTAAGTACCTATTCCTGAACACTGTAGATCCAATAATAGCCTACGCAATGCTGGACTTCGGGAATGTAATACTGGCTGCATCAATACTCAACTTCATCGGTGTGGGTCTACAACCTGGGGTTCCCATACTTGGTGAGATGGCCTCTGATGGGCTGAGTGGCTTACCCGGTGCTTGGTGGTGGGCAGTCTTCCCAAGTGTGTCAATACTTATAATTGCCCTTGGCTTTGTGCTACTTGGTGATAGGTTGCAGGATATAATAGGTGGTAGGGCCGCGTATTGA
- a CDS encoding ABC transporter ATP-binding protein: MLLSIRDLYVGYKTVMGTLNILEDVNLDVDRGEIVGIVGESGSGKSTLGQTIARVLPPNAVYRGKVIVEDSVDLMKLSEAQMERYRGTTVFMILQNPFTSLNPVKTVGYQLMEAARIRMLRDGEKYSEDRAYEMSLQALKDLRFPDPEIIMMRYPHQLSGGQIQRVVLAMALILRPKILIADEPTSALDVTIQAQVINLFKQLSKELESAVLFITHDISLAYVISTRIVVLYAGRIMEDGDVDSVIREPMHPYTQGLIAGVPDMSKFVNGRVKLQSIPGNPPSFLELPSGCKFHPRCPYVKDICKVKEPRLTRVDNRIVRCWLYGGE; encoded by the coding sequence ATGCTACTCTCCATTAGAGATCTCTACGTTGGTTATAAAACAGTCATGGGCACGCTGAACATACTGGAGGACGTAAACCTGGATGTGGATAGGGGGGAGATAGTGGGTATTGTGGGTGAGAGCGGTTCTGGCAAGTCCACACTGGGGCAGACCATTGCCAGGGTACTACCGCCGAACGCGGTGTATAGGGGCAAGGTTATTGTGGAGGACAGCGTGGACCTGATGAAGCTGAGCGAGGCACAGATGGAGAGGTATAGGGGGACTACGGTGTTTATGATCCTGCAAAACCCGTTCACAAGCCTGAACCCCGTCAAGACCGTGGGGTACCAGTTAATGGAGGCTGCCAGGATTAGGATGCTGAGGGATGGTGAGAAGTACAGTGAGGATAGGGCCTATGAGATGTCCCTACAGGCATTGAAGGACCTTAGATTCCCAGACCCAGAGATAATAATGATGAGGTACCCACACCAATTATCCGGTGGGCAGATACAGAGGGTGGTTTTGGCCATGGCCCTGATACTAAGGCCCAAGATACTAATAGCCGATGAACCCACCTCCGCACTGGATGTGACAATACAGGCACAGGTAATAAACTTATTCAAGCAGTTAAGTAAGGAACTCGAATCCGCCGTGCTCTTCATAACCCACGATATAAGCCTAGCCTATGTTATATCCACTAGGATAGTGGTTCTCTACGCCGGCAGGATTATGGAGGATGGGGACGTGGATTCCGTGATTAGGGAGCCCATGCACCCATACACCCAGGGGTTAATAGCGGGTGTGCCCGACATGTCGAAGTTCGTTAATGGTAGGGTGAAGCTACAGTCAATACCCGGAAACCCACCCTCATTCCTAGAACTACCCAGTGGTTGTAAGTTCCACCCGAGGTGTCCCTATGTTAAGGATATCTGCAAGGTTAAGGAGCCCAGGTTGACCAGGGTTGATAATAGGATCGTTAGGTGCTGGCTCTACGGGGGTGAGTGA
- a CDS encoding ABC transporter substrate-binding protein, with product MTGKPRRVGISKTALIGIIVVVVVVVAVGAYFAATYHPKPVTVTKPTVTMVSTKSIIVGPPNPNELIDISVVGSPDCLDPATGFYTVDTEIFNVVYQELVTWNPSNVYQVEPMLATNWTVSPNYENYTFILRQGVYFTDGEPFNATVVWFSIYRTILMGQGPGISNYVRLLFHESEFINTGYAIPWGACHALAYATGNNAYISNATLCAHALAYVLSNFDVHNSTIQKLMTYPNQAVVVLGPYKVQFNLLRPYRFFLTDLAAWWGAMVPPVFIDEHGGVQPNTPNSYACQYGLPGTGPYEIESVTGTPGEFTEVILKANPNYWGNNYPPGSLPVLDQPAHIPIIDIKISESHTNRVGLFDKNEAQITYVDPPFLGQLWSGYKYNQYFKPNQVILLEGYQPAGVLYISMNTQLWPTNCTDFRLAIVHAINYTAILYTYYSPLLNTTLAELYLGPSNPAYAPLYNPDNLPLYSYNPSLAEEYLNKSGWECNFYTVLPNGTVLGNPNGQRLPTLDIYVIPPVTPLVQEQLEIISQDLQQVGIPTTVAYATTAETDTWYTASSIPNLVMLGWVPDWPDPLFQLVYSILNVVNTGISGNMAAFNNPEVNELTAEAPFLTNETEQIQYLAKIYNITYAQAPYVWMPWPEYYMIVQPYVKGVVWTWSYYYYNTMYYQPLNVTITTYSNGTSTVTITPVTSSS from the coding sequence ATGACCGGTAAACCGAGGCGGGTGGGTATATCTAAAACGGCGTTGATAGGCATAATAGTCGTAGTGGTGGTTGTGGTGGCTGTAGGTGCCTACTTCGCAGCGACTTATCACCCCAAGCCTGTGACTGTTACTAAGCCCACAGTGACCATGGTTAGCACCAAGTCCATAATCGTGGGTCCACCCAACCCCAATGAGCTCATTGACATATCCGTGGTGGGTTCACCAGACTGTCTAGACCCAGCCACTGGCTTTTACACGGTTGATACTGAGATATTCAATGTTGTTTATCAGGAGTTAGTCACGTGGAATCCAAGCAATGTTTACCAGGTTGAGCCCATGCTAGCCACTAACTGGACGGTGAGCCCCAATTACGAGAATTACACATTCATCCTGAGGCAGGGTGTTTACTTCACGGATGGTGAGCCATTCAACGCAACCGTGGTTTGGTTCAGCATTTACAGAACCATATTAATGGGCCAAGGACCGGGCATTAGTAACTACGTTAGGTTATTATTCCACGAGTCTGAATTCATAAACACCGGCTACGCCATCCCATGGGGTGCATGCCACGCCCTAGCCTACGCCACAGGCAATAACGCCTACATAAGCAATGCAACACTGTGCGCCCACGCATTAGCCTACGTCCTCAGTAACTTTGATGTTCATAACTCAACTATTCAGAAGCTCATGACCTACCCGAACCAGGCGGTGGTTGTCTTAGGCCCATACAAGGTCCAGTTCAACCTACTAAGACCATATAGATTCTTCCTAACAGACCTAGCAGCTTGGTGGGGTGCCATGGTGCCCCCAGTCTTTATTGATGAGCATGGCGGCGTCCAGCCCAATACTCCGAATTCGTACGCATGCCAGTATGGTCTACCCGGCACTGGCCCCTATGAGATAGAGAGCGTCACGGGGACACCAGGTGAGTTCACGGAGGTAATACTCAAGGCCAACCCCAACTACTGGGGCAATAACTACCCACCAGGCAGTCTACCAGTCCTCGACCAACCAGCCCACATACCAATAATCGACATAAAGATTAGTGAGTCCCACACAAATAGGGTTGGGCTCTTCGATAAGAATGAGGCCCAGATCACGTACGTGGATCCACCATTCCTTGGCCAGTTATGGAGTGGTTATAAGTATAACCAGTACTTCAAGCCAAATCAGGTAATACTGCTAGAGGGCTACCAACCAGCCGGTGTACTCTATATATCCATGAACACTCAGTTATGGCCCACCAACTGCACGGACTTCAGGCTCGCCATTGTGCACGCCATAAACTACACAGCAATACTGTACACGTATTACTCACCACTGCTGAACACCACACTCGCCGAATTATACCTAGGCCCATCAAACCCAGCATACGCACCACTCTATAACCCAGACAACCTACCACTCTACTCATACAACCCCAGCCTAGCCGAGGAGTACCTGAACAAGTCCGGTTGGGAGTGTAACTTCTACACAGTGCTTCCCAATGGCACAGTACTGGGTAATCCGAATGGTCAACGTTTACCCACCCTGGACATCTATGTAATACCACCAGTGACGCCATTAGTGCAGGAGCAACTTGAGATAATTTCTCAGGATCTACAGCAGGTGGGTATACCAACGACAGTGGCTTACGCAACCACCGCCGAGACCGATACGTGGTACACTGCTAGCTCCATACCCAACCTGGTCATGCTGGGCTGGGTCCCAGACTGGCCTGACCCACTGTTCCAGTTAGTTTACTCGATACTGAATGTGGTGAATACTGGAATCTCCGGTAACATGGCGGCCTTTAATAACCCAGAGGTTAATGAGCTCACTGCCGAGGCCCCGTTCTTAACGAACGAGACTGAGCAGATTCAGTACCTGGCTAAGATTTACAACATAACCTATGCCCAGGCACCATATGTATGGATGCCGTGGCCTGAATACTACATGATTGTGCAGCCGTACGTGAAGGGTGTCGTGTGGACATGGTCCTATTACTACTACAACACCATGTACTACCAGCCACTTAACGTGACCATAACCACGTACTCCAACGGAACATCAACAGTCACAATAACGCCCGTGACCTCATCATCATGA